A single window of Watersipora subatra chromosome 11, tzWatSuba1.1, whole genome shotgun sequence DNA harbors:
- the LOC137408861 gene encoding T-complex protein 1 subunit beta-like translates to MASLQPVSIMKAGVEEERSEMARMSSFVGAIAVGDLVKSTLGPKGMDKILQSVGPNTDTVTVTNDGATIMKSIGVDNPAAKVLVDISRVQDDEVGDGTTSVVVLACELLKEAEQLVSQKMHPQTIISGWRKAVDASREALQKFARNHGDDAVKFREDLMNIARTTLSSKILTGHKDYFSNLAVEAVLRLKGSANLDAIQIIKKPGGFLHDSYLDEGFLLDKKVGVNQPKRVENARILIANTPMDTDKIKVFGSRVRVDGVAKVAELELAEKEKMKEKVDLILSHNPTVFINRQLIYNYPEQLFADKGVMAIEHADFEGVERLALVTGGEICSTFDTPGSVKLGTCQLIEEIMIGEDKLLKFSGVALGEACTIILRGATQQILDEAERSLHDALCVLTETVKETRVVYGGGCSEMVMSNAVTKLAETTPGKEAVAMEAFARALRQIPTTIADNAGYDSSDLVSQLRAVHNDNKDTYGLDMNNGTIADMVELGITESFQVKRQVLMSAAEAAEMILRVDNIVKSAPRQRMPDQCM, encoded by the exons tCTTCCTTTGTGGGTGCCATTGCTGTTGGAGATCTAGTGAAGAGTACACTTGGTCCCAAAGGAATG GACAAGATACTGCAATCCGTAGGCCCTAACACAGACACGGTAACAGTTACTAATGATGGTGCGACCATCATGAAATCTATTGGTGTGGATAACCCAGCAGCCAAAGTGCTAGTGGACATCAGTAGAGTGCAGGATGACGAAGTTGGTGACGGTACAACCAGTGTAGTTGTCCTCGCCTGCGAACTCCTGAAG GAGGCAGAACAGCTTGTATCGCAGAAGATGCACCCACAGACAATCATTTCTGGCTGGAGAAAGGCGGTAGATGCATCAAGGGAAGCTTTGCAAAAGTTTGCTAGGAATCATGG GGATGATGCTGTGAAATTCAGAGAAGATCTCATGAACATAGCTCGTACAACCCTCTCATCTAAGATCCTTACTGGACACAAGGACTACTTTTCTAATCTAGCTGTTGAGGCAGTGCTAAGGCTAAAGGGAAGCGCCAATCTGGACGCCATACAGATAATCAAAAAGCCTGGCGGGTTCCTGCATGACAGTTATCTTGATGAGG GATTCCTGTTAGACAAAAAAGTGGGTGTAAACCAACCCAAAAGAGTAGAAAATGCACGGATATTAATTGCCAATACGCCAATGGATACAGACAAAATAAAG GTGTTTGGATCGAGGGTGAGGGTGGATGGCGTCGCCAAGGTTGCAGAACTCGAGCTGGCAGAAAAAGAGAAGATGAAGGAAAAGGTGGATCTCATTCTTTCACACAATCCTACAGTTTTTATTAATAG GCAGCTGATATACAACTACCCCGAGCAGTTGTTTGCTGACAAGGGTGTCATGGCTATTGAGCATGCAGATTTTGAAGGCGTGGAGAGACTGGCACTCGTTACAG GCGGGGAAATATGTTCAACGTTTGACACTCCAGGATCAGTAAAATTAGGTACATGTCAACTTATAGAAGAGATCATGATTGGAGAGGATAAGCTACTCAAGTTCTCAG GGGTGGCCTTAGGGGAAGCCTGCACAATCATTCTTCGAGGAGCAACTCAACAGATACTTGATGAGGCTGAGCGCTCACTGCACGATGCTCTCTGCGTGCTCACTGAAACGGTGAAAGAAACGAGAGTCGTTTATG GTGGTGGCTGCTCCGAAATGGTAATGAGTAACGCTGTAACAAAGCTTGCTGAAACGACGCCTGGGAAAGAGGCTGTTGCTATGGAGGCATTCGCACGAGCTCTCCGACAG ATTCCTACTACAATAGCTGACAATGCTGGGTATGACAGTTCTGATCTAGTCTCACAGTTGAGAGCTGTACATAATGACAACAAGGATACGTATGGGCTAG ATATGAACAATGGCACAATAGCAGATATGGTTGAACTTGGAATTACCGAATCGTTTCAAGTTAAGAGACAAGTTCTGATGTCAGCCGCCGAAGCAGCGGAAATGATTCTTAGGGTTGACAATATTGTCAAGTCAGCACCTAGACAACGAATGCCTGACCAATGCATGTAG